In the Candidatus Cloacimonas acidaminovorans str. Evry genome, one interval contains:
- a CDS encoding nidogen-like domain-containing protein: MAKRKFVILLFIIAAVLVSAQTIPYPVTSKEYQDYKEGLIGKIPVQPPVYSNVPKGEQIPLVFQRQQREGLLIPLDDSFQLAMEGNDDYYTSVIQLPFAFDFYGTTYTEFYINNNGNVSFGNPYSTYTSYGFPVNGFPMLAPFWADVDTRSGGQVFYKMESNRVTVIWNAVGYFSNHTDRVNTFELVLTNGWDPVVGLGYNVAFSYADMQWTTGDASGGENGFGGVPATVGLNKGDGIYYGLIGRFDHEGIDYYGPGGAPSGVSYLDNQLFRFTAIQGNFLPPVFGNLPAETVNIQEGESIQLHINASSPAPENTVYAEVQSDFTAGFYADILSGNPCYINLTINGLRNNVGLHTITITAIDNGTPSLSTVASFSVRIIPRLGDFLIVTNHNSPSINMVDVATNEVFGPFLQGQLGYSYLVDVVVSSDGHFALVSNFNNDTVYQIDLSNLLEPTIAASYNLGFPAEDITLSVDNRYAIVADGGPSNTYIAVLDLQSRTTVQVLDIYPHCAQGVTIGPDGKVLINDCTNGYVHQYLLNFATGNLSYSGVSIPVASCLNTVISPGGNFAIACSHNSDTKVLKLNADNTIDVIQNLGVSSQSAVYSSDGQIALIGEYSSSNDILAEYNVQGNGSLVWQQSFNLPFYSEGGYYGVDVLALSTDNSKAYIADFDAEANNILVNINLENGTQQNLTLPDPTGLAMGTMHLTAYFTATITNTLNSTQVQFHQHCSGNPDSYLWNFGDGQTSTEPNPYHIYYTPGLYTVTLTVYKNGESDSYSQTIEAMFNTQIHLTLDGSPYYYSATLAISEGSSLIIDNGVIVNFGPQAGLEVWGSISANGATFSGSETEGWKGIVLHSPVSPVTFNNCNIYNAVVGLKIINSSFTITNLLISKTQIFTGEIGLKVQGASNMVLNNVQVIGYSMGIVFENEARVASSPSLNNTRIRNTSSTLRTESHGLDVLGAVGLTVNNVDIQEYDYGVYWNGLGTTDYRSTPSLNNTRIRNTSSTLRTVAKGVKMIDISRVTMTNDSIIGYPTGLEITNDGSGLLTTTASLNNTRIRNTSSTLRTETTGINFSGHILATMESLDIDEYSTGIYYEGNGMFSDRATVSLNNTRIRNTSSTLRSVTKGLVMMNIGSVTITNDSIIGYPTGLEITNDGSGLLTTTASLNNTRIRNTSSTLRTETKGINFNGQILATMDSLYVEDYTTGIYYEGTGMPFNRTTPSLNNTRIRNTSSTLREPLKGVVLKNLAGITLNKNIIYPKVQVGQGNLSGNGIFLQTVQNAQIAHNTIWGLNTGLYATGSSNGTFTHNVIWTNGEQLNTPVILEDSNIPVSNSDISYTQGVFPGTGNLNADPLFVAPDEGNFYLKPRSPLANQGIGAMPFDFEVLAGVRTYTMHPGWNMMGVPYLTRETYSTPVSIFADDLSPFYVAPTYTSIVQLNPSAPPDTLGHIDMSYTGSYVIPSLVRPGIGYWVRNPYATPATIDVYGLMDDGSYNVVLDGTESPNNGWYLLANPYDLPIGLNNGIILGEGILVGLLKYNYVTNSYYFIDSEHPEVIEPWSGFFVKARVQDAHLYLNYPSQARQENENQPFVSDIPNVVSRPKLKWEFSLSAKAGEKGDAIILGVGEGAKDTLDPLDIPEIPNPPFPQTGILQFSICNNDWENNAGLYTRDIKNSRDGSWSWNLLLNLENMLEDGIFSDIIRISALGAEKIPAGYIFRIVNPADGSSVDLRNEDFLLNVEIFHSEGEPWLIPLCLEVIPLANDSGEREVFSASNYPNPFNPETTISYNLPAESFVTLEIYNLKGQLVKRLVSENKPSGAHKAVWNGADQQGREVASGFYFYRLKTKDNQLTRKILLMK, translated from the coding sequence ATGGCAAAAAGAAAGTTTGTTATTCTGCTGTTTATAATTGCAGCAGTATTAGTTAGCGCTCAAACAATTCCCTATCCTGTAACTTCCAAAGAATATCAGGACTACAAAGAGGGTTTGATAGGTAAAATACCTGTTCAGCCACCGGTATATTCCAATGTGCCAAAAGGGGAACAAATTCCTCTGGTGTTTCAAAGACAACAGAGGGAGGGTCTTTTAATTCCGTTGGATGATAGTTTCCAGCTGGCAATGGAAGGGAATGATGATTATTACACTTCCGTGATTCAATTGCCGTTTGCTTTTGATTTTTATGGAACTACTTACACGGAATTTTACATCAACAACAATGGGAATGTTTCCTTTGGCAATCCTTACAGTACCTACACTTCTTATGGATTTCCGGTAAACGGATTTCCGATGCTGGCTCCTTTTTGGGCAGATGTAGATACAAGGTCAGGTGGTCAGGTCTTTTACAAAATGGAATCCAACAGAGTAACGGTAATCTGGAATGCCGTTGGCTATTTTTCTAATCATACCGATAGAGTAAATACCTTTGAACTTGTTTTGACCAATGGCTGGGACCCTGTTGTCGGGTTGGGTTATAATGTTGCTTTCAGTTATGCAGATATGCAATGGACAACTGGAGATGCTTCCGGAGGTGAGAATGGTTTTGGAGGAGTTCCGGCAACGGTTGGTTTAAACAAAGGCGATGGAATTTACTATGGTTTAATTGGCAGATTTGACCATGAAGGCATTGACTATTATGGTCCTGGAGGAGCACCTTCAGGGGTTAGCTATCTGGATAACCAGTTATTCAGGTTTACTGCTATTCAGGGAAATTTCCTGCCTCCTGTTTTTGGTAACCTTCCTGCAGAGACGGTTAACATACAGGAAGGAGAAAGCATTCAGTTACATATCAATGCTTCTTCTCCTGCTCCGGAAAATACTGTTTATGCGGAAGTGCAAAGTGATTTTACAGCCGGTTTTTATGCAGATATTCTTTCCGGAAATCCTTGTTATATCAATTTGACGATTAACGGTTTACGCAATAATGTAGGTTTGCATACGATAACCATTACCGCTATTGATAATGGGACTCCTTCTCTATCAACAGTAGCCAGCTTTTCAGTGAGGATTATTCCTCGCTTGGGAGATTTTTTAATAGTTACCAATCATAATTCACCCAGTATCAATATGGTAGATGTAGCTACCAATGAGGTCTTTGGTCCTTTTTTACAAGGTCAGTTGGGTTATAGTTATCTTGTAGATGTAGTGGTTTCCTCCGATGGGCATTTTGCCCTGGTCTCCAATTTTAATAATGATACCGTCTACCAAATAGACCTTAGCAACTTACTGGAACCGACAATCGCTGCTTCTTATAATTTGGGTTTCCCTGCGGAGGATATTACTTTGAGTGTTGATAACCGTTATGCTATTGTAGCCGATGGTGGCCCTTCAAACACATATATTGCTGTATTGGATTTACAGTCCAGAACCACTGTGCAGGTTTTGGATATTTATCCTCATTGTGCTCAAGGGGTAACTATAGGTCCTGATGGCAAAGTCCTAATAAATGATTGCACTAATGGTTATGTGCATCAGTATCTTTTAAATTTTGCCACCGGCAATTTATCCTATTCTGGTGTTTCTATTCCTGTAGCGTCCTGTTTGAATACAGTTATTAGTCCTGGTGGGAATTTTGCCATTGCCTGTTCTCATAATAGCGATACTAAAGTCCTAAAACTTAATGCTGATAATACTATAGATGTAATACAAAACCTGGGAGTAAGTTCTCAATCGGCTGTTTATTCTTCAGATGGACAAATTGCCTTAATAGGAGAATATAGTAGCTCCAATGATATATTAGCGGAGTATAATGTGCAGGGAAATGGTAGCTTGGTTTGGCAGCAGAGTTTTAATCTTCCCTTTTATTCGGAGGGTGGATATTATGGAGTGGATGTTTTGGCTTTAAGCACGGATAACAGTAAGGCATATATTGCTGACTTTGACGCAGAAGCCAACAACATTTTAGTTAATATCAATCTGGAAAATGGCACTCAGCAGAATTTAACCCTGCCTGATCCTACGGGTTTAGCTATGGGAACAATGCACTTAACGGCATATTTTACAGCTACCATAACTAATACTCTAAACTCAACCCAGGTGCAATTTCATCAACACTGCAGTGGAAATCCTGATTCCTATTTGTGGAATTTTGGAGATGGACAAACCAGCACTGAACCCAATCCTTATCATATATATTACACTCCAGGTTTATATACTGTAACGCTAACTGTGTATAAAAATGGCGAAAGTGACAGCTATTCACAAACCATAGAAGCAATGTTCAATACCCAAATTCATCTGACCTTAGATGGTTCACCCTATTATTATTCAGCTACCCTTGCTATTTCGGAAGGGAGTTCTCTTATTATTGATAATGGAGTGATAGTAAACTTTGGTCCGCAAGCAGGTTTAGAGGTTTGGGGTTCAATTTCTGCTAATGGAGCTACTTTTTCCGGAAGTGAAACAGAGGGCTGGAAAGGAATTGTTCTGCATTCTCCCGTTTCTCCTGTAACTTTCAATAACTGCAATATCTATAATGCTGTAGTCGGCTTAAAGATTATAAACAGCAGTTTCACAATTACCAATTTGCTGATTAGTAAAACCCAAATATTTACCGGAGAAATTGGACTAAAAGTGCAAGGCGCATCTAATATGGTATTAAATAATGTGCAGGTGATTGGTTATAGTATGGGCATTGTTTTTGAAAATGAAGCAAGAGTTGCCAGCAGTCCTTCTCTGAATAATACCCGCATTCGCAATACCAGCAGTACTCTTAGGACGGAAAGTCACGGACTGGATGTTTTGGGAGCTGTGGGATTAACTGTAAACAATGTAGATATTCAGGAATACGATTATGGTGTTTATTGGAATGGTTTAGGAACAACCGATTATAGAAGCACTCCTTCTTTAAATAATACTAGGATTAGAAATACGAGCAGCACTTTGCGCACTGTTGCCAAAGGTGTGAAAATGATTGATATCAGCAGAGTCACTATGACAAATGATTCCATTATCGGTTATCCCACCGGCTTGGAAATTACCAATGACGGTTCCGGACTTTTAACTACTACAGCTTCTTTGAATAATACCCGTATTCGTAATACCAGCAGCACTTTAAGAACTGAAACCACGGGCATAAACTTTAGCGGTCATATTTTAGCGACTATGGAATCTCTGGATATAGATGAATATTCTACAGGAATTTACTATGAAGGCAATGGAATGTTTTCTGACCGTGCAACTGTTTCTCTAAATAATACCAGGATTAGAAATACGAGCAGTACACTTCGTTCCGTAACTAAAGGTTTAGTAATGATGAATATCGGTAGTGTAACAATAACAAACGATTCCATTATCGGTTACCCCACGGGATTAGAAATTACTAATGACGGTTCCGGACTTTTAACTACTACAGCTTCTTTGAATAATACCCGTATTCGCAATACCAGCAGTACCTTAAGAACTGAAACGAAGGGTATAAACTTTAACGGTCAGATTTTGGCGACTATGGATTCTCTTTATGTAGAAGATTACACTACCGGCATTTATTATGAAGGAACTGGAATGCCTTTTAACAGGACAACTCCATCTTTAAATAATACCCGCATTCGCAATACCAGCAGCACTTTGAGAGAACCCTTAAAGGGAGTAGTATTAAAAAACCTAGCAGGAATAACTTTAAATAAAAATATCATTTATCCGAAAGTGCAGGTTGGACAGGGAAATCTGAGTGGTAATGGTATTTTTCTGCAAACAGTGCAAAACGCGCAAATAGCTCATAACACAATTTGGGGTTTAAATACTGGTTTATATGCTACGGGTAGTAGTAACGGCACCTTTACGCATAATGTTATCTGGACTAATGGAGAACAATTAAATACTCCTGTTATCCTGGAAGATAGCAATATACCTGTTAGCAATAGTGATATTTCTTATACTCAGGGTGTATTCCCGGGAACGGGTAATCTGAATGCAGACCCTCTATTTGTAGCCCCTGATGAAGGTAATTTCTATTTGAAACCGCGTTCTCCTCTTGCCAATCAAGGCATTGGAGCTATGCCTTTTGATTTTGAGGTGTTAGCAGGAGTGCGAACTTATACTATGCATCCTGGATGGAATATGATGGGTGTACCATATTTGACAAGAGAGACCTATAGCACTCCTGTAAGCATTTTTGCGGATGATCTTTCTCCTTTTTATGTGGCTCCAACTTACACTTCCATTGTGCAATTAAATCCATCTGCTCCACCTGATACCTTAGGTCATATTGATATGAGTTACACCGGTAGCTATGTTATTCCTTCTCTTGTGCGTCCCGGAATAGGTTATTGGGTACGCAATCCTTATGCCACTCCTGCAACGATAGATGTTTACGGTTTAATGGATGATGGCAGTTATAATGTTGTTTTAGATGGAACCGAGAGTCCTAATAACGGCTGGTATCTTTTAGCTAATCCTTACGATCTTCCTATTGGTCTGAATAATGGTATCATTTTGGGAGAGGGAATATTGGTTGGTTTGCTAAAGTATAATTATGTGACCAATAGTTATTATTTTATTGATTCCGAACATCCCGAGGTTATTGAGCCGTGGAGTGGATTTTTTGTGAAAGCCAGAGTTCAGGATGCTCATTTATATTTAAATTATCCTTCACAAGCGCGTCAGGAAAATGAAAATCAGCCATTCGTAAGTGATATCCCCAATGTAGTTTCCCGTCCCAAACTGAAATGGGAGTTTTCTCTTAGTGCCAAAGCAGGAGAAAAAGGTGATGCTATTATTTTAGGCGTTGGCGAAGGAGCAAAAGATACTCTTGATCCATTAGATATTCCTGAAATTCCCAATCCCCCTTTCCCGCAAACCGGAATACTGCAATTCAGTATTTGCAATAATGATTGGGAAAATAATGCCGGACTTTATACCAGAGATATAAAAAATAGCAGGGATGGTTCCTGGAGCTGGAATTTATTACTCAACCTGGAAAATATGCTGGAAGATGGAATTTTTAGTGATATAATCCGCATCAGTGCTTTAGGTGCAGAAAAGATTCCTGCGGGTTATATTTTCCGCATTGTAAATCCTGCCGATGGTAGCTCTGTTGATTTAAGAAATGAGGATTTCCTGCTGAATGTAGAAATCTTTCACTCAGAAGGAGAACCCTGGTTAATTCCTTTATGCCTGGAAGTTATTCCTCTCGCCAATGATAGTGGTGAAAGAGAAGTATTTTCTGCAAGCAATTATCCCAATCCTTTCAATCCGGAAACTACAATCAGTTATAACCTTCCTGCCGAAAGCTTTGTTACTTTGGAAATTTATAACCTGAAAGGTCAATTGGTCAAGAGATTAGTAAGCGAAAATAAACCTTCCGGTGCACATAAAGCTGTTTGGAACGGAGCTGATCAACAGGGTCGTGAAGTTGCTTCCGGATTCTATTTCTACCGCTTGAAAACGAAGGATAATCAGCTGACAAGAAAAATACTACTTATGAAATGA